The DNA sequence CTAAATTCGGTTTGATACtatttttattgaggattttttaatctatgttcattagggatattggcctatgggttttttttgttgtgttgcagaaaaatattaaagagtgGTAAAGAAACATGGAAGACAATGTACCAACATATATCTAATAGAAGTtcaaaaaaggctgggtgcggtggctcacgcctgtaatcccggcactttgggaggccgaggcgggcagatcacttcaggtcaggaattcaagactagcctggcgaacatggtaaaaccccatctctactaaatatacaaaaaaattacccgggcatggtggtgagtgcctgtaatcccagctactcgggaggctgaggcagaaccgcttgaacccaggaagcagtggttgtttttcttgagactccatctcaaaaaaaaaaaaggttaaaaaaaaaaagacaaaggaactGGATACAATGGGAGAAGAGGCATAATACATACAGGCAcaataaaatggaaaggaaaataaacccaGAAAGTCGGtatgacttgaaaaaaaaaaaaaattcacacaacaggctgggtatggtggctcatgcctataatcctcatcattttgggaggctgaggaaggaggatcgcttgagaccaggaatccaagaccagcctaagcaacagtgagaccttgtctctgaaaaaaattaaaaataaaaaaagtccacaaaacaaaatagataagCATCTTTTCCACATGTAGGAAATAGATAATAAATCAGTaagcaaacaaaataatgtaAGATTATAAAggctaagcacagtggctcacgcctgtaatcccagcactttgggaggccaaggtgggcggatcacctgaggtcaggagtttgagaccagcctggccaacatggtgaaacctcgtctctactaaaaatacaaaattagccaggcgtggtggcaggcacctgtaatcccagccactcggtagggctgagggaggaaaatcacttgaacctgggaggcagaggttgcagtgagccgagattgcgccactgcactccagcctggatgacaagagcaaaactcagtctcaaaaagaaaagtaaattttttataaaatgtattaaagttAATATTATTTGTAGGAGAGGTGATATTCCTAAAGAACATGTACCTTTTCTTTTGttaagatagtttttttttttgttttttgtttttactttaaaaataaattttattgcatatatgAGTTTTACAACACAATGTTATGGGATACATATGGGCAGTAAAAGGGTTACTACAGCGAAGCAGATTAACAAATCTCTAGTGAAGTGGATCCACAAATCTCACACAGTTTCTTTTATTGGTGACAAAAGTACCTAAAATTGGCTTATCAAACACACTCTTGCCATTAATGTTTTAAAGAATGTATTTGTTTGTCTTcacaaaaaaaatgaggaaattattTGCAGTAAAAATTGGTTTTTATGAAAGCaagatgccgggcgcggtggttcacgcctgtaatcccagcactttgggaggccaaggcaggcggatcatgaggtcaggagttctgagaccagcctgaccaatatggtgaaacccatctttactaaaaatacaaaaactagccgggcatggtagcacacgcctgtaatcccagatactcaggagagtagaaaaatcaattgaacccaggaggcggaggttgcagcgagccaagactgCGCTACTGCTCCCCAGCCTGAACAaaagagggagattctgtctcaaaaaaacaaaacaaacaagcacgATGATGGATACATCAGAGTAACTGGCCTAACTTTGGATAATGCAATGTTTACTTCTTaacagcactattgacatttatGGGCCGGATGATTACTGTAGGGAGCTGTCCTGTGCGTTGTACCATGTATATAGCATCCCTTGTCTCTACCTACTACACACCTGTAGCACCCTCCCGCCTGTGATAActcaaaatgtctccagacattccCCAAGTCCCTTAAAGGGCAGAACTGTCCCCAGTTGAGAACTACGGTGTTTAGGGAGGGTTTCTGAGGAGATGCCATTGGAGCTGGGATCTGAAGAAAAGCATCAGCTAGCTTAACGGCTGTAGGAAGTTCATTCGAAGGAGACGGGACAAGAAGTCCAATGGCCTTCACTCAGGAAAAGGTCTTGCATATTTGAGACACCAAAACAAGACTAGTGTGGCTGCGGCGTAGTGATTGGGAGAAGAAAAGCACGAGAAATAAAATGAGGGAGAGAAGTAGAGGCGGCAGGGGTGGGTCTACAGAGCTTTGTAGGCCATAACAAGGAATGATCTGATTTCTAATATTCAAAAAGCCGCTCTGGCTGCTATGTGAGAGTAGGAAACCCTGTAGGAGGGCAATCGTGGGGGCGGAAAGACCCTCTTGAGGCAACCACTTCGGCAGTGCAGAGGACAGTGGTGGGAGGGGCGGAGGGAAGTGGGCAGGTGCCAGAACCATGGTAAAGGAAGGGTTCCATGAGAATGCTTGCACAGCAGTGGCAATCGAGGGCTGCATCCGCACGGGTAGCCGACACAGCACAAGTAGCACAATGGCTCCCAACACTCAGAAGAAGCACCTTGCTTTCCCGCCTTCCTCCGTTCCTATTGCCACCATAATCTCTGTATAATCTGGGCCAAACGTGTTATCTCTCTGGGTCCCACAGATGAGATACCGTGCCCTGCCTCGAAGGATACCCGTGCGAAGTTCTTGCCATCTCTAAAGCATGCAGGCTGCCTGGCACCCGGGGCCAAACAAGGGCCAGTGCCCTCCTTCACCGCGCAGCCCCCAGGCCTGCAGCCCCTCGGGGGGTGCAATGCCCCAGTGCAGATTCTGCCCCCCGGCCCCTCTCTCCCACACCTGAGCAGGCTTGCGTCTCCCAGGGGAGGGCGTCTCCCAGGGGAGGTCGTCCCCCGCCACTCGGGAGGGTTTTGGAAACCAGTGTCTCGGCTTCCCCGCCGCCCGCGAAACAGGTGTCTGCTGGCTGAGCTAGTGAGAGGCCCTGGCAGGCTCTCAGTACGCGGGAACCACGAGTCCCGCCCGCCCTCCCGCACCAGGCCCCACGCTCTCGGGGCCCAGTTCACCCGCCTCTCCTCGGCCCCGCGCCTCCTCCTTGGGCCGGGGCCTGGGGAGAGCCACCAGGGCCGCGCGGCCGCCTCACCCCTCTCGAAGTCCATCTCCTCCAGCGTCTGCTGTACGCCGAGCACCGCGCTGGGCTGCGAGCAGCAGGGCCCATCCGCGCAGGGCCTCGGCGTCGCCATCACGGCCCCGGCGCCAGCCGACCTACCCCGGGTCTCACGCGCGGCCTCGGCGGGAGGGGCGGACGCAGGGCCCGCCCCGCGTCCCGGATCTGGCTGCTTGGCGTCCGCGGCTGTCGTCCTAGTCCCGCCTCCTCACCAAAACCTACCAATCAAACGCCTAGGCCTTAGCTCGAGAACCAATTGCAGAGGTAGGGCGGGGCTTGTTGCGCCGGGCCATGCCCCGAGGCGGCCGCGCGAGGGCGTCAGAGGCTAAGCGGAGGCGCTGGGTTCCGGGAGCTGCGCGCCTCGGGAGGGCCTTTAGGCCGCCTGGCCTTGCCGGGTGTGGGGATGAGGCGGCTGGGTCCGGTCGGGAGCTTTCCAGTTACCTTCACCATGACCCAGCCCTCCAGCGACCTCTCTGGCTCCTCTCTTTACCGCCTCTAGTCCCGCCGGGCCGCTAGGGCAGGGAGGCGCCACACGCTCTgcggtctcttttttttttttgagaccgagtctggctctgtcacccaggctggagtgcagtggcgcgatctcggatcactgcagcctccgcctcccgggttcaagcgattctcctgcgtcatactcctgagtagctgggattacaagcgcccgccaccacgcctggctaattttttgtatttttagtagagacggggtttcaccgtgttagccagggtggtctcgatctcttgacctcgtgatccgcccgcctcggcctcccggagtgctgggattacaggcgtgaaccatcgcgCCGGGGCGCGCTCCGCGGTCTTTACCCCCTCTTCCTGGCACCACCCTGGGCCAAGGCCGATTGCCCCCGAGGCAGCGGCAAAGTGACGGCTGGAAAGGTCTCGTCCCCGTACCCCGCTCTTCCTTACAAGTCCAGCAAGGGGCTGGTGGTGGCTACAACTTCTCCTGCTTGTAGCTCTACCtcaagggcaggggcagggccttGGTTTGTGTAGAACCCCCTGGCCCCACAGTGGGCGCCGAGTTTACCGAATCGGTCTTCACGATCAAAACCCTCTGGGCGGCCGTCTGCAGACCGTGAACCCGCGCAGCGTGCTCCTCAGCAGACCCCAGCCTTCTCAATTCCCAGTTAAAACCCAGGCAGCTGCCTGCTCACGCCACGATCAAGTGTACAGGGGAGACCTCACTTCCACGGCCTGACTGGTTTAGAAAGGGTGCACGAGCAACAGAATGCAGGTTGGGTTCTGTGCCAGTCCCTCTCCAGGACAGTGGTCTGGTGCACACTGGGTGTAAATTCCTTCCCCCCCCCCAGTTGGGGCACTGAAGACCCTAAGCATTCGTGGTGGGTAGAAGGCTGGAAGTCATTTCTCCTCCCCTAAGCGGGTTGAGAACCCCATCCTCACACAAACAACGATCTCATCTCCACAACCTTCCACTCCTTTGGCCCCTCACTCCCACTAACCGTCCTGAGTTCTGGGAAGgcacccccgccccccaactccacTTCTCCCCTGGACTCCCAGTGCCCTGACTTCTCCTTCTGGCCAGAAGCCAAAGCTGGCTCCCAAGGGGCTGTGGCCATGGTCTGGTTCCCAGCGCCGCAGCCACCACTGTGGGAAAACACTGGAGCTGGGCTGTTCCCTcccacaggcaggcaggcagggaccACAAAAGTGGTGGCCGCCCTGGGACTGTGGGGGAGGTCCTGTCCAGCCTCCCTCCACCCAGAGAGCTTTCCCTCTCGGTACCCAGAAGGGCTTTAGCCCAAACATCTTAGCCCCATCACAGAAATcgtttcattttctccattttatttgtcaatataaaaatactcaaatattTACAACAAATAAATACGCGGGGACACAATAAGTTACACCGTTGGGAGCCCCCCTCCTAGGGCTGGAAGAGAGTATGCCATTATCCACAGCAGTCCCACCCTCTCTCCCCTCACACAGCCTTTCCCAGCCCTGTACAGGAAGAAGGCAAATATAAAATACCACTGAACCCCAGGGCCAAGTGGGAGGCCCCACCCACCCTTCCCCCAAAACACACAGGAGGCTCcatctccctccccccaccctgaAAACATTCACAGCCCTAGGAGCAGGACTAGGCCCACCCCGAGCCCTGCACTCCCCCTGAAGGGGCACAGcaccctgcccaccccacccccatatGTACATCGCTGCCCGACATTCGGGACAGTGGGGGTAGGAGAGGCAAAGTGATACGACCCCTTCCCCTTCATAGCTCCAATGACTCACCAGGAGGACCCAGGCCAAGGGAAGACTTGACAGAAACAGGAAGGCTATACCACAAGCGcgcacgcacgtgcacacacacacacagacacacaaacacacgtgcAAATACGGACAAACACCCATCTTGACATTTCTGCCTTGAAAAGTTTTGGCGGCTGGGGTCCCGCGTGTCTGTGATTCACAGAGAGGAAGATGCCTCCTGCGAGGCTGGTGCCCTGGTGAGCCACACCAAGTGGCAGTGCCCGTGCTGAGCAGAGCAGGTCCTCATGGCCGGGTGGGTGCTGGGCAGTATCCGTCCCAGACAGAGCAGGTGCCCATGCCATGTCCCTGAGGTAGCTGGTGCCTGTGCAAAAGTAGGAGCTACACCTCCCACGCTTCCCGCCGACGCGGTGGGGGTTTCCCCTCATACTGATGACTCCTCGGGGTTGGAGTCGGGCAGTGGCTGGCGTTGCTGCAGTTTGCGTCTCAGTTCATCCGCAAGCTCAGGCAGGGGGTGCCCGAGCCCTCCCCGGTCCTCCCCTCCTAGTTGTAAGCGCACGTAACCATTGGCATTTGAGTTCCGCCCACCCCCCAAGTGAAGCCGAGTTGGAGAAGGCAGAGGCTGGCCTGGGATGCCTGGAGGTGGTGAAGGGGGGCCCCCGCCGGGCTGGCACCGGGCATGCCCAGGTACTATCTTAAGGGAGCCATCTGAATAGTAGTAACCGACAGGATCCCAAAGTTTCTCATCTGGTTCAGGACAGGGCCGGAAGGGGGGACTGGTGGGCTCCTTGGGCAGCTCCAGGGGGTACACCAGGGTCCTCTCAGTAGCCTTGGCCCCTTTCTCCAGCTCTTCCCGCAGCCGCCGGCGCAGTGAcagcaccagcagcagcagcaccaggcACACGGCCCCCAGGGCCACCACCGCCAGCCACACCAGCCCCAGGTTTTCCAGGGGGGCCCGGGCCTCCAAGGTCACCGACGGGCCTGCCACGACAGCCACAAGGTAGCCTTCAGCAGCTAGCCGCGCCCCCTGCTCCTCTGAAAAGCAGTGGTAGGCCCCAGCGTGGCGGGGCTGGGCGGCCATCACAACTAGGGCCTGGAGCCGGGCATCGTAGAGGAAAGAGCCGGGCTGTTCCGCAGGCAGGTCCCGGCCCCCAAAGGTCCAGCGGGCATGGGCCAAGTTGGAGGAGAGGTGGCAGGGCAGCACCAGGTCTGTGCCCGCCACCACCGTGATGTTTTTGGGAGTGGCCCTGACTGTAGtggcagagaaaaagagagtgcATGTTAGTACAGGAAAGCGGGGCTAGGGAAGAGGAGAACAGAAACTCCAGCTCTGGTCCGGGCTCAGCCCGATGCGAGGGGAATGAAAAAGCTCACCTTTCTTACTGCCTCGGAGGTTGCAGATGCCTGAAGTGTCCGAGATCATCACGTGCTGGATCAGCAGAGATCTGGTAGGGGATGGAGGGTACATCAGCAGCCTGGCTCCAACCACCCTGAGTCCCTGCTGGTCCTGGTCTATGTAGAGCCCAACTCACCCAGAGTGGCCACCCACGGCCACACAGCGGCTGGTGTTGACGCTCCAGGCACAATAGGGGTCCCGGGCGAGGACACAGTCTGCACAGGAGCGGTACTTCATGCAGTCGGCCAGGGGCAGCTGCACCAGCTGAGAGCGGGAGCCGGCAAAGAGCAGCTTCTGCGAGAGAAGCGGGGCGCAGAAGGGGGGTCAGCCAGGGCCACACCGTGGGAGGGGCGGCCGGACCAGAACGCAGCACGGGGACAGCTTGGACTTCTGCAGGGGGCACAGGACGGGGCACCAGAAGGAGGAACAAGGGAACGAGGCAGAGCTGTAGTGCTGAAAAGGGAACTCTAAGAACTGCAGAACGCAAAGGGCTTACGCAGGCCAGATGCAATCCTAAGCCCCTTAGAGACGTGACCTTATTAGAAAGAGATGTGGGGCTGTGAGGCCAAAAAGTATAatcatacacactcacacacattagTGCGGGAAATACATTTCTCTCAAGGCCCATCAGCCCTCACGACAGCAGCAGCATAACATAAGATGTTTTCCTGTTTCAACAGTGGATGCCAATCTGTGGGTTTCTTCAACCACACACTTTCTTTCTGCCATTATTCCATGTTCTGGGGGACAATTTTGAGTCACAATAGGTGGTAAAAGGCAAACAAATCAAAGTTCAGGAGGTGTAGTAAACATGCCACAAGAGTATTGCACAAGGCAACTGGGCACAGCAGGTCATGCCTggaatccaagcactttgggaggctgaggtgggcaaatctccaacttgaggttaggagttcaagaccagtctggccaacatggtaaaaccttgtctctactaaagatacaaaaatgagccgggcatggtggcatgtgcctgtagtcccagttacttgggaggctgaggcagaattgcttgaacctgggaggtggaggttgcaatcagctgagatcacgccactgcactccagcctgggcgacagagtgagactccatctcaacaacaacaacaaaaaaaaacctttagctgggcgtggtggcaggcacctgtaatcaatcccagctactcaggaggctgaggcaggagaatagcttcaacctgggaggtggaggttgcagtgcactgagatcgcatcactgcacttcagcctgggtgacagagtgagactccgactcaaaagaaaccaaaaggAGTATTGCACAAGGATATAATGCAAGCACTTCAGGGAAACAGTCACGGACATGGAGGGCGGGGACCAGAGAGCAGCTGGGGGCTGGAAGGAAACCACCATGGTGAAGGCGTCATAAACATCTCACAGGCTGGGAGGTCTGGTCACAGGGGCATGGTCAGGGAAGAGGCCAGAGCCAGGACCACAGCACAGCTTGGAGGGTCTGAAGGAAACATGGGAGTAGTTACCAAGGCTTGATGCTGGGAGTGCGGCCTCGTGACCTGGCTGTATATAATGGCCCCGTGCAGCGCAGATTCCATTCTGTTTTCATTCTCGTTTCCAGGAACCCACCCCAGGTTAGGCAAGGTGTGCGTCCATGCGTGTGTGTGTTCCTAACTCTGCACTGGCCAAGCATGTAGGCCCAACTGGGAGAAGCAGCCAGACAGACAGAGCGAGAAGGACAGTGCTGGGGACGGTGGCAGATAGGGCCCAACTCACTACCTTGCTCTGAGCCAGCACCAGGCTTCCCATGGGCTCCTGGTCAAACAGCTGCAGCTCTTCAATCAGGTGAACCCAGGGCCCCAGGCTCACGGCCTTGAGCAGCCAGCCATCTCCTGAGGGGTGCAGACGGGAAGGTGTAAATGACAGGGCACAGGGCTGTGGGGCAGCTCCAAATCTCCCTGCCCTGGGCACATGGGCTTCTGCCCAGCCTCGAGCAGCCATGCCTGCATACCCATGCACCCACCTGTGCCAATGAACAGCACTGTATAGGTGGCTCCATCAAGTCCTGTAACCCGGTCGGCCACCAGGTGGGTGAAGTTGGTGCCCTTCTTCACGAGCAGGGGGCGGCTCCACCGAGGCCCCACCTGCTCCTCCATCAGCGGGTGCTTCTTGATGAAGTTGAGGGTGTTGTCAGGCAGCTCCAGGGAGCTGGTGTAACCGTGGCGCCGGTGCCAGTTGTTAATGCACTGGGGGCAGGATATGGGGGGCAGGCCATCAGCAGGGTGGGATGGCACCGCAGCTAGGTGGGGAGACACATCCCTGCCCCAGCACTCACCGAGCCAGGCCGAGGGCTGGGTACAGGGTCGGTGTAGCGGCCCCACTTCTGGGCTTGCTCCCGGTACTCCTTGTAGGGGCCCTCAAACACCCGCTGGATCTCTTCCAACTGGTACTCACAGACGGCCGACAGGTACATGTCACCCCTGTCGCAGTGAGAGGGAGCCCAGGGTCAGGTACCCACCTTATCCCCTTCCCACCCCAGCTCAGGGCAAGCAGCAGGAAGGCAAGGCCTGGCACAAAACAGCCATGGGTACCAGAATGCCCTGGCAGCTCAAAAGTGCCACCTGGCATAGGGCCCTGCCTGTTCACAGGCAGCTCGGAAAGGGGCAGGTGCCAGCCTTCTCCTTGGCTTCTGGACACCTGGCTTCCTGGACTGCCTCCGAGGCCCGGTCCAGGTTCCCACCCATGCACCATCTCTGATCCGAACCCCAGCTCCTCCCCACTCTGCAGGAGCCCTGGCCAACTCACCACCGCGCTTGAAAAACCCCAAAGAAGGTGGTGTTGTGCCAGGAGGTGTCCTGCAGGGTGTGCACCGCCTGCAGCTGGTTGAAGTAGAGCTGCCAGTCCGGGGCAGAGCACGCCAGCCGCGCCTTCAGGAACGTGGTCCACTTCTTCTGCAGGGTCCGCGCGCCCCCCATATCGCCCTGGCAGATGGCAAGGGGACACTGCCGGTCAGCCCCGCCGGGCCAGCAGGGCTCCCAGGGCCCACCGCTGTGAGACTTGGTACCTTGCAGACGCGGGCCACACGAGCCACCACCTGCTCAGCATAGCAGTCAGACTCCACCGCCCTCTCCCTGAAGAAGAAGTAGACCTTGTCGTCGTCCCCCGTTAAGCTGCCCACACTCTCCGGTACATAGGCAGAGCCTACAAAGTGAGGTTCTGTGGGAACGGGAGGAGGTCAGCAGGGAGGCGCTGGGCCCTGGGGGGCCTCCCACCCATGGCTCCCACAGGCTCCCGGGGGCTCACCGTTGAGCCAAAAGGCCAGGTACTCTGTCTTCATGGAGTGGTGCGGCCCCATGTTACGCAGGATAATGGGTTCCGTGCCCAGGAAGTTGTTGAGTGTGGCCGAGTACAGCTCACCATCTAAGGGAGACAGCAGTCAGCTACAGACCGTACATGAGATATGGACACATCCGGCCAACACAGCCCCAAGTGGAACCAAGCCCCAAGGATTCACCCAGCCTGCATGGGGGGCAGCCACTCACCcacaaggaggccagtgtggcccTTAGCTGGGTCATAGGGACACTTGCCCTTCCCATCTTCAAACTCTCCACGCTCCAAAGTGAAGGTGAGCATGTTctagggacagagagagaggtgATGAGGAGATGCTCAAGGGCGGGGCCCTGGGGGCCACATCCAAGAGTCCAGAGAAGGGCGAGGAGGGCGGGGGACTGGGGATACCGAGATGGGAGGGCAGCACTCACGATGTAGGTGCACTTGGGCTGGAAGGCATAGGTGCCACAGGCGTACAGGTGGGAGGCATTGTAGGGCTGCAGGAAGCGGATGAAGTTGAAGCACTCGGTCTGGGGGCAGAAAGATGTCCGGTTAGTGAGAGCGTGAGGCCCAGAATGGGAGGAGACGCCCTGGGGTGAAGGCGGCACCAGGAGCAGCGTCCAAGCAGACGCCCTGGGGTGAAGGCAGCGCCAGGAGCAGCGTCCAAGCACCCACCTGGTTGTTCTTCCCTTTCTGGATACACTCAGTCTTCTTCTCCGCAGGGGCCTCCCAGGAGATCTGGGGACAGGGAAGGGGACGTCAGCCACGTCACAGGTACG is a window from the Macaca mulatta isolate MMU2019108-1 chromosome 13, T2T-MMU8v2.0, whole genome shotgun sequence genome containing:
- the SEMA4C gene encoding semaphorin-4C isoform X1 gives rise to the protein MAPHWAVWLLAARLWGLGIGAEVWWNLVPRKTVASGELATVVRRFSQTGIQDFLTLTLTEQTGLLYVGAREALFAFSMEALELQGAISWEAPAEKKTECIQKGKNNQTECFNFIRFLQPYNASHLYACGTYAFQPKCTYINMLTFTLERGEFEDGKGKCPYDPAKGHTGLLVDGELYSATLNNFLGTEPIILRNMGPHHSMKTEYLAFWLNEPHFVGSAYVPESVGSLTGDDDKVYFFFRERAVESDCYAEQVVARVARVCKGDMGGARTLQKKWTTFLKARLACSAPDWQLYFNQLQAVHTLQDTSWHNTTFFGVFQARWGDMYLSAVCEYQLEEIQRVFEGPYKEYREQAQKWGRYTDPVPSPRPGSCINNWHRRHGYTSSLELPDNTLNFIKKHPLMEEQVGPRWSRPLLVKKGTNFTHLVADRVTGLDGATYTVLFIGTGDGWLLKAVSLGPWVHLIEELQLFDQEPMGSLVLAQSKKLLFAGSRSQLVQLPLADCMKYRSCADCVLARDPYCAWSVNTSRCVAVGGHSGSLLIQHVMISDTSGICNLRGSKKVRATPKNITVVAGTDLVLPCHLSSNLAHARWTFGGRDLPAEQPGSFLYDARLQALVVMAAQPRHAGAYHCFSEEQGARLAAEGYLVAVVAGPSVTLEARAPLENLGLVWLAVVALGAVCLVLLLLVLSLRRRLREELEKGAKATERTLVYPLELPKEPTSPPFRPCPEPDEKLWDPVGYYYSDGSLKIVPGHARCQPGGGPPSPPPGIPGQPLPSPTRLHLGGGRNSNANGYVRLQLGGEDRGGLGHPLPELADELRRKLQQRQPLPDSNPEESSV